A portion of the Pseudomonas sp. GR 6-02 genome contains these proteins:
- the cysM gene encoding cysteine synthase CysM yields MTLQYPTIADCVGNTPLVRLQRLPGVTSNTLLLKLEGNNPAGSVKDRPALSMITRAELRGQIHVGDTLIEATSGNTGIALAMAAAIKGYKMILIMPDNSSAERKAAMTAYGAELILVSQEEGMEGARDLAQRMEAEGRGKVLDQFANGDNPEAHYTTTGPEIWRQTQGTITHFVSSMGTTGTIMGVSRYLKEQNENVQIIGLQPMEGSAIPGIRRWPQEYLPKIYQADRVDRIVDMAQSEAEDVTRRLAREEGIFCGVSSGGAVAAMLRLSKEVENAVIVAIICDRGDRYLSTGIFDAPN; encoded by the coding sequence ATGACCTTGCAGTACCCAACCATCGCCGATTGCGTCGGCAACACTCCGCTGGTCCGTTTGCAGCGCCTGCCTGGCGTCACCAGCAACACGCTTTTGCTCAAGCTCGAAGGGAACAACCCGGCGGGTTCGGTCAAGGATCGTCCGGCGCTGTCGATGATCACCCGCGCCGAATTGCGCGGGCAGATCCACGTCGGCGACACGCTGATCGAAGCGACTTCGGGTAACACCGGGATTGCCCTGGCCATGGCCGCCGCGATCAAGGGTTACAAGATGATCCTGATCATGCCGGACAACTCCAGCGCCGAGCGTAAAGCCGCGATGACGGCCTATGGCGCCGAGCTGATTCTGGTCAGCCAGGAAGAAGGCATGGAAGGCGCGCGCGACCTCGCCCAGCGAATGGAAGCCGAAGGCCGTGGCAAGGTGCTCGATCAGTTCGCCAACGGTGACAACCCCGAGGCGCACTACACCACCACCGGTCCGGAAATCTGGCGTCAGACCCAGGGCACCATCACGCATTTCGTCAGCTCGATGGGCACCACCGGCACCATCATGGGTGTCTCGCGCTACCTGAAAGAACAGAACGAGAACGTGCAGATCATCGGTCTGCAACCCATGGAAGGCTCGGCAATTCCGGGCATCCGCCGCTGGCCGCAGGAATACCTGCCAAAGATTTATCAGGCTGATCGCGTGGACCGGATCGTCGACATGGCGCAAAGCGAGGCCGAGGACGTGACCCGTCGTCTGGCGCGCGAAGAAGGCATTTTCTGCGGCGTGTCTTCGGGCGGTGCCGTGGCGGCGATGCTGCGCCTGTCCAAAGAAGTTGAAAACGCGGTGATTGTCGCGATCATCTGTGACCGTGGCGACCGTTACTTGTCGACCGGCATTTTCGACGCGCCCAACTGA
- the rlmD gene encoding 23S rRNA (uracil(1939)-C(5))-methyltransferase RlmD, translated as MAKQERGLRFQPTGGSKAPQVPTGKKQRLTIERLANDGRGIAFFEGRTWFVIGALAGEEVEARVLGAHGKVVEARTERVFQASQLRRPAPCAHAGRCGGCSVQHLPHNEQLALKQRMLAEQLSRVAGVEPEEWAAPLSGPEFGYRRRARVAVRWDMKAKKLEVGFRAAGSQDIVAINECPVLVQPLQPIMTCLPDMLRRLSKPQALGHVELFSGSSLAVLLRHMAPLSEADMTILKQFCALHEAQLWLHGDGEPQPVDADQTLGYRLEPWDLNLAYRPGDFIQVNAGVNEAMVAQALEWLAPKADERVLDLFCGLGNFALPLARTVREVVAVEGVQAMVERAAANAASNNLHNAKFFQADLSQPLADAEWASEGFCAVLLDPPRDGAFEVVRKLASLGAERLVYVSCNPATLARDTVELIKQGYRLKRAGILDMFPQTAHVEAMALFEAS; from the coding sequence ATGGCCAAGCAAGAGAGAGGCCTGCGCTTTCAGCCCACGGGCGGCAGCAAGGCCCCGCAAGTCCCGACCGGCAAAAAGCAGCGTTTGACCATCGAGCGCCTGGCTAATGACGGTCGCGGTATCGCATTTTTTGAAGGTCGCACCTGGTTCGTCATCGGCGCCTTGGCCGGTGAAGAGGTTGAGGCGCGGGTCTTGGGGGCCCACGGTAAAGTGGTCGAGGCGCGTACCGAGCGGGTGTTCCAGGCCAGCCAATTGCGCCGCCCGGCACCGTGCGCCCATGCCGGTCGCTGCGGTGGTTGCAGCGTGCAGCATCTGCCCCACAACGAACAACTCGCCCTGAAACAGCGCATGCTCGCCGAGCAATTGTCGCGGGTCGCCGGCGTCGAGCCCGAAGAGTGGGCTGCGCCATTGAGCGGTCCTGAATTCGGCTACCGGCGTCGTGCCCGGGTGGCGGTGCGTTGGGACATGAAGGCGAAAAAACTCGAAGTCGGTTTCCGCGCTGCCGGCAGCCAGGACATCGTTGCCATCAACGAGTGCCCGGTGCTGGTACAGCCCTTGCAGCCGATCATGACCTGCTTGCCGGATATGCTGCGGCGCTTGAGCAAACCTCAGGCACTGGGGCATGTGGAATTGTTCAGCGGTTCGTCATTGGCGGTATTGCTGCGGCACATGGCGCCGTTGTCCGAAGCCGACATGACGATCCTCAAGCAATTCTGCGCGCTCCATGAGGCCCAGTTGTGGCTGCATGGCGACGGCGAGCCGCAACCGGTCGACGCCGATCAGACCCTGGGCTATCGCCTTGAACCGTGGGACTTGAATCTGGCGTATCGGCCTGGAGATTTCATCCAGGTCAACGCCGGGGTCAACGAAGCGATGGTCGCTCAGGCGCTGGAATGGTTGGCGCCGAAAGCCGATGAGCGGGTTCTGGACCTGTTCTGCGGGTTGGGCAACTTTGCCTTGCCGCTGGCCAGGACCGTTCGTGAAGTGGTGGCGGTGGAAGGTGTGCAGGCCATGGTCGAGCGGGCCGCCGCGAACGCCGCTAGTAATAATTTGCATAACGCGAAATTTTTTCAGGCCGATTTATCCCAGCCTTTGGCTGATGCCGAATGGGCCAGCGAAGGCTTTTGTGCGGTACTCTTGGACCCACCTCGCGACGGTGCTTTCGAGGTGGTGCGCAAGCTTGCGTCCCTGGGTGCCGAACGATTGGTTTATGTGTCGTGCAACCCTGCAACTCTGGCGCGCGACACGGTCGAATTGATCAAGCAGGGCTACCGGTTAAAACGTGCCGGGATTCTCGATATGTTTCCTCAAACGGCGCATGTCGAGGCCATGGCGTTATTTGAAGCGAGCTAG
- the relA gene encoding GTP diphosphokinase translates to MVQVRAHQPINTDGSINLEAWLDHAVSIDTALDREALKEACEFAREAEQQANAAKNLWSEGTSSFRTGLEIAEILADLKLDQDSLVAAVLYRGVREGQIQLPAVSQRFGPVVAKLIDGVQRMAAISDSLSPRKSMVMGTQGQVENLRKMLVAMVDDVRVALIKLAERTCAIRAVKTADDEKRNRVAREVFDIYAPLAHRLGIGHIKWELEDLSFRYLEPDQYKQIAKLLHERRLDRERFISDVMTQLKNELQATGVEADISGRAKHIYSIWRKMQRKGLEFSQIYDVRAVRVLVPEMRDCYTALGIVHTLWRHIPKEFDDYIANPKENGYRSLHTAVIGPEGKVLEVQIRTHAMHEEAELGVCAHWRYKGTDVKSGSNHYEEKISWLRQVLEWHEELGDIGGLAEQLRVDIEPDRVYIFTPDGHAIDLPKGATPLDFAYRVHTEIGHNCRGAKINGRIVPLNYSLQTGEQVEIITSKHGTPSRDWLNPNLGYITTSRARAKIVHWFKLQARDQNVAAGKTLIERELNRLGLPQVDFDKLAEKANMKTAEDMFAALGAGDLRLAQLVNLAQQLVEPERGNEQLELIPRKATGYKPGKRGDIQIQGVGNLMTQMAGCCQPLPGDAIVGYITQGRGVSIHRQDCASVLQLAGREPERIIQVSWGPVPVLTYPVDIIIRAYDRSGLLRDVSQVLLNERINVLAVNTRSNKEDNTALMSLTIEIPGLDALGRLLGRISQLPNIIETRRNRTP, encoded by the coding sequence ATGGTACAGGTGAGAGCACACCAGCCGATCAACACTGACGGCAGTATCAATCTCGAGGCTTGGCTCGATCACGCGGTCAGTATCGATACGGCACTGGATCGCGAAGCCTTGAAAGAAGCCTGCGAGTTCGCTCGCGAGGCCGAACAACAAGCCAATGCGGCGAAAAACCTGTGGTCCGAAGGGACCTCGAGTTTCCGCACCGGCCTTGAGATCGCCGAGATTCTCGCCGACCTCAAACTCGATCAGGATTCGTTGGTCGCGGCAGTCTTGTACCGCGGCGTGCGCGAAGGCCAGATCCAGTTGCCGGCGGTCAGCCAGCGCTTCGGCCCGGTGGTCGCCAAACTGATTGACGGCGTGCAACGCATGGCGGCGATCAGCGACAGTCTGAGTCCGCGTAAATCCATGGTGATGGGCACCCAAGGCCAGGTGGAAAACCTGCGCAAGATGCTCGTGGCCATGGTCGACGACGTGCGCGTCGCGCTGATCAAACTGGCCGAGCGCACCTGTGCGATCCGTGCGGTAAAAACCGCCGATGACGAGAAGCGTAACCGCGTCGCCCGTGAAGTCTTCGACATCTACGCGCCGCTGGCTCATCGCCTCGGTATCGGTCATATCAAGTGGGAGCTGGAGGACTTGTCCTTCCGTTACCTCGAGCCCGACCAGTACAAGCAGATCGCCAAGTTGCTCCATGAGCGACGGCTGGATCGCGAGCGCTTCATCAGCGATGTGATGACCCAGCTCAAGAACGAGTTGCAGGCCACCGGCGTCGAGGCTGATATCAGCGGTCGGGCCAAACACATCTATTCGATCTGGCGCAAAATGCAGCGCAAGGGTCTGGAGTTCAGCCAGATCTACGACGTGCGCGCCGTTCGCGTGCTGGTGCCGGAAATGCGCGACTGCTACACCGCGCTCGGCATCGTCCACACCCTGTGGCGGCACATCCCGAAAGAATTCGACGACTACATCGCCAACCCGAAAGAGAATGGCTACCGCTCGCTGCACACCGCGGTAATCGGCCCTGAAGGCAAGGTACTGGAAGTGCAGATCCGCACCCACGCCATGCACGAAGAAGCCGAGCTGGGGGTTTGCGCGCACTGGCGATACAAGGGCACCGACGTCAAGTCCGGCTCGAACCACTACGAAGAGAAAATCTCCTGGCTGCGTCAGGTTCTCGAGTGGCACGAAGAGCTGGGCGATATCGGCGGCCTTGCCGAACAGCTGCGGGTCGATATCGAGCCGGACCGGGTTTATATCTTCACTCCCGACGGTCATGCCATCGACTTGCCGAAGGGCGCGACACCGCTGGACTTCGCTTACCGCGTGCACACCGAAATCGGTCACAACTGCCGCGGCGCCAAGATCAACGGGCGCATCGTGCCGCTCAACTACAGCCTGCAAACCGGTGAACAGGTCGAGATCATCACCAGCAAGCACGGCACCCCGAGCCGCGACTGGCTGAACCCGAACCTGGGCTATATCACCACGTCACGGGCGCGGGCGAAGATTGTTCACTGGTTCAAGCTGCAAGCCCGCGATCAGAACGTTGCGGCCGGTAAAACCTTGATCGAGCGCGAACTCAATCGCCTCGGCCTGCCGCAGGTGGATTTCGACAAGTTGGCCGAAAAGGCCAACATGAAGACCGCCGAGGACATGTTCGCTGCGTTGGGCGCAGGCGATTTGCGCCTGGCGCAACTGGTGAACCTGGCGCAGCAACTGGTCGAGCCGGAACGCGGCAACGAACAGCTGGAGCTGATCCCGCGCAAAGCCACCGGCTATAAACCGGGCAAGCGCGGCGATATCCAGATCCAGGGCGTCGGCAACCTGATGACCCAGATGGCCGGCTGCTGCCAGCCGTTGCCGGGGGACGCCATCGTCGGTTACATCACCCAGGGCCGTGGCGTGAGCATCCACCGTCAGGACTGCGCCTCGGTGCTGCAACTGGCCGGGCGCGAGCCGGAGCGGATCATCCAGGTCAGCTGGGGGCCGGTGCCGGTGCTCACCTATCCGGTGGACATCATCATTCGCGCTTACGACCGTTCCGGTCTGCTGCGTGACGTGTCGCAGGTGCTGCTCAACGAGCGGATCAACGTGCTGGCGGTCAACACCCGCTCGAACAAAGAGGACAACACTGCGTTGATGTCCCTGACCATCGAGATTCCGGGGCTGGATGCGCTGGGGCGGTTGCTGGGGCGGATCTCCCAGTTGCCGAACATCATCGAAACCCGCCGTAACCGCACACCGTAA
- the mazG gene encoding nucleoside triphosphate pyrophosphohydrolase has product MYSLEDLLHLMNRLRDPQYGCPWDIKQTYATIVPHTLEEAYEVADAIERGDFDHLQGELGDLLFQVVYYSQLAREEGRFEFAGVVDSITRKLIRRHPHVFPTGDLYAPLDVPRLNEEQVKQRWEEIKAEERAEKSSAPEQLSLLDDVPAALPALSRSAKLQKRAGQVGFDWPDALPVLDKVREELDEVLEAMADNDSAAIADEVGDLLFSVVNLARHLKVDPETALRGANTKFERRFRFIEQALRDTHRPIEDCTLEELDALWGEAKRQEKNLPSCG; this is encoded by the coding sequence ATGTATTCACTTGAAGACCTGCTGCACCTGATGAACCGTCTGCGCGACCCGCAGTACGGCTGCCCGTGGGACATCAAGCAAACCTACGCCACCATCGTCCCGCACACCCTGGAAGAAGCCTACGAAGTTGCCGATGCTATTGAACGCGGCGATTTCGATCACTTGCAGGGTGAGTTGGGCGACTTGTTGTTCCAGGTGGTTTATTACAGCCAACTGGCTCGGGAAGAAGGGCGCTTCGAATTCGCTGGCGTGGTCGACAGCATCACGCGCAAGTTGATCCGCCGTCATCCTCACGTATTTCCCACCGGGGATCTGTACGCGCCGCTGGACGTCCCGCGTCTGAATGAAGAGCAGGTCAAGCAACGCTGGGAAGAGATCAAGGCCGAAGAACGCGCCGAGAAGTCTTCGGCGCCGGAGCAGTTGTCCTTGCTCGATGACGTACCCGCGGCACTGCCGGCGTTGTCCCGTTCGGCAAAACTGCAGAAGCGCGCAGGGCAGGTCGGGTTCGATTGGCCGGACGCCTTGCCGGTGCTCGACAAGGTTCGCGAAGAGCTCGATGAAGTGCTTGAAGCCATGGCCGACAATGACTCGGCGGCGATTGCCGATGAAGTCGGCGACCTGCTGTTTTCCGTGGTCAATCTGGCGCGTCACCTCAAGGTCGATCCGGAAACCGCACTGCGTGGTGCGAACACAAAATTTGAAAGACGCTTCCGATTTATCGAACAGGCATTGCGCGACACCCACCGTCCCATAGAAGATTGCACCCTCGAAGAGTTGGACGCCTTGTGGGGCGAAGCCAAACGTCAGGAAAAGAATTTGCCCAGCTGCGGCTGA
- a CDS encoding DUF2058 domain-containing protein, with translation MSLSLRDQLLKAGLVNQKQAKQVGKEKQKQQRLAHKGQIELDDSQQRAAQEAMAEKVKRDQELNRQQQEKAEQKARAAQVKQLIEVSRLPKLNTEDYYNFVDDKKVKRISVNTLMRNKLSSGSLAIVHHAGGYEVIPREAALKIQERDPQRIVQLNVKTEEVSTEDDPYAAYQIPDDLMW, from the coding sequence ATGAGCCTTTCCCTTCGCGACCAGTTGCTCAAAGCAGGGCTGGTCAACCAAAAGCAGGCCAAACAGGTCGGCAAAGAAAAACAGAAACAACAGCGTCTGGCCCACAAAGGCCAGATCGAACTCGATGACTCCCAGCAGCGTGCGGCTCAGGAAGCCATGGCCGAGAAGGTCAAGCGCGATCAGGAGCTCAACCGTCAGCAGCAGGAGAAGGCCGAGCAGAAGGCCCGAGCCGCCCAGGTCAAGCAATTGATCGAAGTCTCGCGCCTGCCCAAGCTGAACACCGAGGACTACTACAACTTCGTCGACGACAAAAAGGTCAAGCGTATCTCCGTCAACACCCTGATGCGCAACAAGCTCAGCAGCGGTTCCCTGGCGATCGTGCATCACGCTGGCGGTTATGAAGTGATCCCTCGTGAAGCGGCCCTGAAGATTCAGGAGCGCGACCCACAGCGCATCGTGCAGCTGAATGTGAAGACAGAAGAAGTCAGCACCGAAGACGATCCGTACGCGGCCTATCAGATTCCTGACGATCTGATGTGGTAA
- the fabB gene encoding beta-ketoacyl-ACP synthase I has protein sequence MRRVVITGLGIVSCLGNDKETVSANLRASRPGIRFNPEYAEMGLRSQVSGSIDLPLEELIDRKIYRFVGHAAAYAYLAMKDAIADSGLTEEQVSNPRTGLIAGSGGASTLNQMEALDILREKGVKRVGPYRVTRTMSSTVSACLATPFKIKGLNYSIASACATSAHCIGTAMEQIQMGKQDIVFAGGGEEEHWSQSFLFDAMGALSSQYNETPEKASRAYDAKRDGFVIAGGGGMVVVEELEHALARGAKIYAEIVGYGATSDGYDMVAPSGEGAIRCMQMAMSTVDAPIDYLNTHGTSTPVGDVMEMKGVREVFGDNAPAISSTKSLSGHSLGAAGVHEAIYCMLMMEGNFMAGSANIDELDPEVADMPILTKTREDATINTVMSNSFGFGGTNATLVLKRWQGK, from the coding sequence ATGCGCCGCGTCGTTATCACTGGTCTGGGCATCGTTTCGTGCCTGGGCAATGACAAAGAGACCGTCTCCGCTAACCTGCGTGCAAGCCGCCCTGGCATCCGGTTCAACCCGGAATATGCCGAAATGGGTCTGCGTAGCCAGGTTTCCGGCTCCATTGACCTTCCCCTCGAAGAGCTGATCGATCGCAAGATCTATCGCTTCGTCGGCCACGCGGCGGCTTACGCCTACCTGGCCATGAAAGATGCCATCGCAGACTCCGGCCTGACCGAAGAGCAAGTTTCCAACCCGCGTACCGGCCTGATCGCCGGTTCCGGTGGTGCCTCCACGCTGAACCAGATGGAAGCGCTGGACATCCTGCGCGAGAAAGGCGTCAAGCGCGTCGGCCCATACCGCGTAACGCGGACCATGAGCAGCACTGTTTCCGCTTGCCTGGCCACCCCGTTCAAGATCAAGGGCCTGAACTACTCCATCGCTTCTGCCTGCGCCACCAGTGCTCACTGCATCGGTACCGCCATGGAACAGATCCAGATGGGCAAGCAGGACATCGTATTCGCCGGCGGCGGTGAAGAAGAGCACTGGAGCCAGTCGTTCCTGTTCGACGCCATGGGCGCCCTGTCCAGCCAGTACAACGAAACCCCGGAAAAAGCTTCCCGTGCCTACGACGCCAAGCGTGACGGTTTCGTCATCGCCGGCGGTGGCGGCATGGTCGTGGTCGAAGAGCTGGAACACGCTCTGGCCCGCGGCGCGAAGATCTACGCGGAAATCGTTGGCTACGGCGCGACCTCCGACGGCTACGACATGGTCGCCCCAAGCGGCGAAGGCGCCATCCGCTGCATGCAGATGGCCATGTCCACCGTTGACGCACCGATCGACTACCTGAACACCCACGGCACCTCGACTCCGGTCGGCGACGTGATGGAAATGAAAGGTGTGCGTGAAGTGTTCGGCGACAACGCTCCAGCCATCAGCTCCACCAAGAGCCTGTCGGGTCACTCCCTGGGCGCCGCCGGCGTTCACGAAGCGATCTACTGCATGCTGATGATGGAAGGCAACTTCATGGCGGGTTCCGCCAACATTGACGAACTGGACCCGGAAGTGGCAGACATGCCAATCCTGACCAAGACTCGCGAAGACGCCACCATCAACACCGTGATGAGCAACAGCTTCGGCTTCGGTGGCACCAACGCCACGCTGGTACTGAAGCGCTGGCAGGGTAAGTAA
- the fabA gene encoding 3-hydroxyacyl-[acyl-carrier-protein] dehydratase FabA, with protein MTKQNAFTREDLLRCSRGELFGPGNAQLPAPNMLMVDRITLISEEGGKYGKGELVAELDITPDLWFFACHFEGDPVMPGCLGLDAMWQLVGFFLGWQGLPGRGRALGSGEVKFFGQVLPTAKKVTYNIHIKRVLKGKLNMAIADGSVTVDGREIYTAEGLRVGVFTSTDNF; from the coding sequence ATGACCAAACAAAACGCCTTTACCCGGGAAGACCTGCTGCGCTGCAGTCGTGGTGAGCTGTTCGGCCCGGGTAACGCGCAACTGCCCGCCCCGAACATGCTGATGGTCGATCGCATCACCCTGATCTCCGAAGAGGGTGGCAAGTACGGCAAAGGTGAATTGGTCGCCGAGCTGGATATCACTCCAGACCTGTGGTTCTTCGCCTGCCACTTCGAAGGTGATCCGGTGATGCCGGGCTGCCTGGGCCTCGATGCCATGTGGCAACTGGTCGGTTTCTTCCTCGGCTGGCAAGGCCTGCCGGGCCGCGGTCGCGCCCTGGGTTCGGGCGAAGTGAAATTCTTTGGCCAGGTACTGCCGACCGCCAAGAAAGTCACCTATAACATCCATATCAAACGCGTCCTCAAAGGCAAACTGAACATGGCCATCGCCGATGGCTCCGTGACTGTCGACGGCCGCGAAATCTATACCGCCGAAGGCCTTCGGGTCGGCGTTTTCACCTCCACTGACAACTTCTAA
- a CDS encoding ATP-binding protein, translated as MTFHSGWDINTRTQIISLGPALLLTLLLISFFTFVRIQDLRQELNHTGQLIANQLAPATEYGVISGNNDVLESLLKATLATPNVRFLEVQDRTNRVLVYVEQPSETHNRSHQVEVFQAPVRLQRIALNNDFFQNSRTAPTKPGEDYLGRVIVGLSNDAFNQRQQEILFKAGILALFALLFTFLLARRLASSLSQPIHDIGNAVKAIQKGDYKTPLPIVDDAELGALSQHINNLAQGLEQASREQHQAMAQLIQTREEAEKANNAKSDFLAMMSHELRTPMNGVLGMLQLLETTAMTEEQIEYAALASESTEHLLKVINDILDFSRIERSELELEHIAFNLADLITSCAQSFQHSAVQRGLDLQLQIPEDMRALQVQGDPTRIRQILVNLVGNALKFTERGRVTIEPQWQSLDHELLWFTCTVRDSGIGIPAESLELMFNAFQQADSTISRRYGGTGLGLPIARTLAERMGGTLRAQSEEGVGSVFTLEIPLALYKQSLPVLTPRVHTGNGHGEGRNVLLVEDNPVNRTVIEAMLRSLGFTVSVVTDGAQAVRSAESLIFEAILMDCRLPVIDGYEATRQIRQLPGCADVPIIALTANALQGDREACLSAGMNDYLAKPFKRTDLQQILQRWVQ; from the coding sequence ATGACCTTCCATAGCGGTTGGGACATCAATACCCGTACCCAGATCATCAGCCTCGGCCCGGCGCTGCTGCTGACGTTGCTGCTGATCAGTTTTTTCACCTTCGTGCGAATCCAGGACCTGCGCCAGGAACTCAACCACACCGGTCAACTGATCGCCAACCAACTGGCGCCGGCCACCGAATACGGGGTGATCTCGGGTAATAACGACGTGCTCGAGAGTTTGCTCAAAGCCACCCTGGCCACGCCCAATGTGCGTTTTCTGGAGGTTCAGGACCGCACCAACCGGGTTCTGGTGTACGTCGAACAACCGTCGGAAACCCACAATCGTTCGCACCAGGTCGAAGTGTTCCAGGCACCGGTGCGGCTGCAACGCATCGCGCTCAACAATGACTTCTTCCAGAACAGCCGCACCGCCCCCACGAAGCCGGGAGAAGATTACCTGGGCCGGGTGATCGTCGGTCTGTCCAATGACGCCTTCAACCAGCGCCAGCAGGAAATCCTGTTCAAGGCAGGGATCCTGGCCCTGTTCGCCCTGCTGTTTACCTTTCTGCTGGCTCGGCGTCTGGCCAGCAGCCTGTCGCAACCGATCCACGACATCGGCAATGCGGTCAAGGCGATCCAGAAAGGCGACTACAAAACGCCCCTGCCGATTGTCGATGACGCCGAACTGGGCGCCCTGTCGCAACACATCAACAACCTTGCCCAGGGCCTTGAACAAGCCAGCCGCGAACAGCATCAGGCCATGGCGCAATTGATCCAGACCCGCGAGGAAGCGGAAAAGGCCAACAACGCCAAATCCGATTTCCTGGCGATGATGAGCCATGAGCTGCGCACGCCGATGAATGGCGTGCTGGGCATGCTGCAACTGCTGGAAACCACCGCGATGACCGAGGAACAGATCGAGTACGCCGCGCTGGCTTCTGAATCGACTGAACACCTGCTCAAAGTGATCAACGACATTCTCGACTTCTCGCGCATCGAACGCTCGGAACTGGAGCTGGAGCACATTGCATTCAACCTCGCGGACCTGATCACCAGTTGCGCCCAGTCGTTCCAGCACAGCGCAGTGCAACGCGGGCTTGACCTGCAACTGCAGATCCCCGAGGACATGCGCGCCCTGCAGGTTCAGGGCGACCCGACGCGGATCCGGCAGATCCTGGTCAACCTGGTCGGCAATGCGCTGAAATTCACCGAACGGGGCCGCGTCACGATCGAACCGCAGTGGCAGTCGCTGGATCACGAATTGCTGTGGTTCACCTGCACCGTGCGCGACAGCGGGATCGGCATCCCGGCCGAAAGCCTGGAATTGATGTTCAACGCGTTCCAGCAGGCCGACAGTACTATTTCAAGACGTTACGGTGGCACCGGGCTGGGGCTGCCGATTGCCCGCACTCTGGCAGAACGAATGGGCGGCACCTTGCGTGCTCAAAGCGAAGAAGGCGTCGGCTCGGTGTTCACCCTGGAAATTCCTTTGGCGCTGTATAAGCAGTCGTTGCCGGTGCTGACGCCGCGAGTACATACCGGCAATGGCCACGGCGAAGGTCGCAATGTGTTGCTGGTGGAAGACAACCCGGTCAACCGCACCGTCATTGAAGCAATGTTGCGCAGCCTGGGCTTTACTGTCAGCGTCGTCACCGATGGTGCACAAGCGGTGCGCAGCGCCGAGAGCCTGATTTTCGAAGCGATTCTGATGGATTGCCGACTGCCGGTCATTGACGGCTACGAGGCCACCCGACAGATTCGCCAACTGCCCGGCTGCGCTGACGTGCCGATCATTGCCCTGACGGCCAACGCCTTGCAGGGCGATCGTGAAGCCTGTTTGTCCGCGGGAATGAACGATTACCTGGCCAAGCCCTTTAAACGCACTGATCTGCAGCAAATTCTGCAGCGTTGGGTGCAGTAG
- a CDS encoding ABC transporter substrate-binding protein, translated as MPYCLPRKTPTLGRLLAGLCLVFAGLLCNLPARAADILLTGADDSPGVQSFVQALSELRPTDSVRFQPVASLPAPGQLPAGTRLILLDLQSLDWRLQDAQGPATLVLRISRLQAHQRFGDVSPPHLSLLWSDPPLDRQLRLTRLVLPEARRVGVLFDSHSEFLLKELHQAALPLGLEVVTERWDDTNDSRPLQALLKNSDVLLGLDDPDLYNPKTVKNLLLSSYARQLPLIGPNAAFVRAGSLASTYSDQRDWLKILDELLDRPSSTWPRTLYPQHFKVLSNPQVARSLSIEPMNEASVATQLAEGEHRP; from the coding sequence ATGCCGTATTGCCTGCCACGGAAGACGCCAACCCTTGGCCGCCTGCTGGCCGGGCTGTGCCTGGTGTTTGCCGGGCTGCTGTGCAATCTGCCGGCCCGGGCCGCCGACATTCTGCTGACCGGCGCCGACGACAGCCCTGGCGTGCAGTCTTTCGTCCAGGCCCTGAGCGAGTTGCGCCCCACCGACAGCGTGCGTTTCCAGCCGGTCGCCAGCTTGCCGGCACCCGGCCAACTGCCCGCAGGTACCCGCCTGATTCTGCTCGACTTGCAAAGCCTCGACTGGCGCCTGCAAGACGCCCAAGGCCCGGCAACGCTGGTGCTGCGCATCAGCCGTCTGCAAGCCCACCAACGCTTTGGCGATGTTTCGCCACCGCACCTGAGCCTGCTCTGGAGCGATCCGCCGCTGGATCGACAATTGCGCCTGACCCGACTCGTCCTGCCCGAGGCTCGACGGGTCGGCGTGCTGTTCGACAGCCACAGCGAATTCCTGCTGAAGGAACTGCATCAGGCAGCCCTGCCCCTGGGCCTTGAAGTGGTCACCGAGCGTTGGGACGACACCAATGACAGCCGCCCGTTGCAGGCCCTGCTGAAAAACAGCGATGTGCTGCTGGGCCTGGATGATCCTGATCTGTACAACCCCAAAACCGTGAAAAACCTGCTGCTCAGCAGCTACGCACGGCAGCTGCCGCTGATCGGCCCCAATGCCGCCTTCGTCAGGGCGGGCAGCCTCGCCAGCACCTACAGCGACCAGCGCGATTGGCTGAAGATTCTCGACGAACTGCTCGACCGCCCCTCCAGCACCTGGCCGCGCACCCTTTATCCGCAGCACTTCAAGGTCTTGAGCAACCCGCAAGTGGCTCGTTCATTAAGCATTGAACCGATGAATGAAGCCTCTGTCGCAACACAGCTGGCCGAAGGAGAACATCGCCCATGA